One window of the Trypanosoma brucei gambiense DAL972 chromosome 5, complete sequence genome contains the following:
- a CDS encoding ubiquitin carrier protein, putative — MALRRIQKELKDLERDPPANTSGGPVNESDLFNWKATIIGPEDSPYAGGLFFLNIHFPSDYPFKPPKLQFTTKIYHPNINNNGGICLDILKDQWSPALTISKVLLSVCSLLTDPNPDDPLVPDIARQYKTDRNAFNKTAMEWTRQYAM, encoded by the coding sequence ATGGCTCTTCGTCGCATTCAAAAGGAGCTGAAGGACCTCGAGCGGGACCCGCCTGCCAACACCAGCGGTGGACCGGTCAACGAGAGTGATCTTTTCAACTGGAAGGCGACCATTATAGGCCCCGAGGACTCGCCGTACGCCGGTGGCCTCTTCTTCCTAAACATCCACTTCCCGTCGGACTATCCCTTCAAGCCGCCCAAGTTGCAGTTCACGACGAAAATTTACCACCcgaacatcaacaacaatggTGGTATTTGCCTCGATATATTGAAGGACCAATGGTCTCCCGCCCTCACCATCTCGAAGGTGTTGCTCTCCGTCTGCTCGTTGCTGACAGATCCCAACCCTGACGATCCACTCGTGCCTGATATTGCCCGGCAATACAAGACGGACCGCAATGCCTTTAACAAAACTGCAATGGAGTGGACGCGGCAGTATGCTATGTGA
- a CDS encoding disulfide isomerase, putative translates to MQRTKSLLHVLPVVALVLFLLITEVSVAGGVVDLGNEVREDTIPLLNDDTFDSYVFSKGSNDKEGRKRGPWLIFFFAPWCGHCKAALPKYADANLQLAKLGVQHARFATVNAVKSPELALRFRVKVYPTLIYTTGKAENWHVYRGALTPETLMKFATQLHLAGTVGSFADLTSSPDEFVRAHRQDMGRRVPMYVYLPPTGSRSANAPHQREELVPGQHGVGEGEEQQGVQANNSKSIHEEKHMQKQDRLSDAREARWNVAVDAAASMEKIRFGVIYGDDVPSAWAETGITPYIAVLEAAQRCKGSGPDGALVLVDSDAYKQPQCYEGPWFEESVNIPQKSGAESVTPLLHPSFIAFFMLNGLHAVERASSSLLSAVTTTNHHYLGLLITNGPITQTDTNMLPALREVVQERNEARRTVAVGLEPQRRVSLAYVDGRTHEAWRTQYKVKLEELPAFVVVDPRRNKVYRLRRHTPHFEVIKFFLPWPRGGEQQSVIVSFIADVERGVAVGEKMTFVGEVAEHLLRLPGVEFLYEVLEFEDSLLVVVVLALFVFAIVLLIVLVVEPVFERRADERMTGYGERDTSAVEKKRS, encoded by the coding sequence aTGCAACGAACGAAAAGTTTGCTTCATGTCCTGCCTGTGGTAGCACTAGTGCTCTTTTTATTGATTACTGAGGTTTCGGTTGCTGGAGGGGTTGTTGACTTGGGAAATGAGGTACGGGAGGACACCATACCGCTACTTAATGACGACACATTCGACTCGTATGTTTTTTCAAAGGGATCTAATGATAAAGAGGGGCGAAAGAGAGGACCTTGGctcatattcttttttgctcCATGGTGTGGTCACTGCAAGGCCGCCTTGCCCAAGTATGCGGATGCTAATTTGCAGTTGGCGAAACTTGGAGTTCAGCACGCGAGGTTTGCAACCGTCAATGCTGTAAAGAGTCCCGAATTGGCGTTGCGGTTCCGCGTAAAGGTATACCCGACGCTCATATATACCACTGGCAAGGCAGAAAACTGGCATGTGTACCGTGGTGCCCTCACTCCCGAGACTTTAATGAAGTTTGCGACCCAACTTCATTTAGCCGGCACTGTTGGGTCATTTGCCGATTTGACATCAAGCCCCGATGAATTCGTTAGGGCGCATCGGCAGGATATGGGAAGGCGCGTGCCCATGTATGTTTATCTTCCTCCAACAGGTTCTCGAAGTGCCAATGCACCGCACCAGCGAGAAGAACTTGTTCCAGGGCAACATGGAGTgggtgaaggggaagagCAACAGGGAGTGCAAGCGAATAATAGTAAGTCCATCCATGAGGAGAAGCACATGCAGAAACAAGATCGGCTTTCTGACGCGCGCGAGGCGCGGTGGAATGTTGCCGTggacgctgctgcttcgatgGAAAAGATTCGGTTTGGTGTGATATATGGTGATGACGTGCCATCTGCTTGGGCAGAGACGGGGATAACGCCATATATTGCCGTTCTCGAGGCCGCACAGCGGTGTAAAGGCAGTGGGCCCGATGGCGCACTTGTGCTTGTTGATTCTGACGCATACAAACAACCACAATGTTACGAGGGTCCGTGGTTTGAGGAGTCCGTCAATATCCCTCAAAAGAGCGGGGCGGAGAGCGTGACCCCGCTGCTTCACCCATCCTTCATAGCCTTCTTCATGTTAAACGGCCTTCATGCAGTGGAACGAGCTTCGTCATCGCTTCTATCAGCCGTTACCACCACGAACCATCACTATTTGGGCCTCCTTATCACGAATGGCCCTATTACACAAACTGACACTAATATGCTTCCAGCTCTGCGTGAGGTGGTGCAAGAACGAAACGAAGCTCGCCGTACGGTCGCTGTGGGGCTTGAACCTCAGCGGAGGGTCTCGTTGGCGTACGTTGATGGTCGCACTCACGAGGCGTGGCGTACGCAATACAAAGTGAAGCTGGAAGAACTCCCCGCCTTCGTGGTTGTGGACCCGCGGCGGAACAAGGTATACCGCTTGCGCAGGCACACTCCTCACTTCGAGGTAATTAAATTCTTCTTGCCGTGGCCGCGTGGGGGCGAGCAACAGTCAGTCATCGTTTCCTTCATTGCTGATGTCGAACGTGGGGTCGCGGTTGGTGAAAAGATGACATTTGTTGGGGAGGTTGCAGAGCATCTGCTGCGACTTCCGGGAGTGGAGTTTCTCTACGAGGTCCTCGAGTTCGAAGACAGTCTacttgtggttgttgtgctCGCCCTCTTTGTGTTTGCGATCGTACTCCTCATTGTACTCGTCGTAGAGCCGGTGTTTGAGCGGCGTGCGGATGAAAGGATGACGGGGTACGGGGAAAGGGACACTTCTGCAgttgaaaagaagaggagctAA
- a CDS encoding T. brucei spp.-specific protein gives MSMAYVMGKEQEEVLPYRIMRLNRAPAVGPVARKEDSESTHSSCGYESSPATLESERQYQIEGEGQECASWTACSGKVYLRDKITDDIVPVMATTTKPSVMTTSPPAHRLRRGRGQAIVRAATDHLKGGGVLVEDAPELIYAGRRAPRGYCAAAAQHVQLFATPTSPSETPADIFWAKVKSSRQSRLAMLRGSGPLW, from the coding sequence ATGTCTATGGCCTACGTAATGGGAAAAGAGCAAGAGGAGGTTCTGCCATACCGTATTATGCGTCTCAACCGTGCTCCAGCCGTTGGTCCCGTTGCTCGTAAAGAGGACAGTGAATCTACCCACAGTTCTTGCGGGTACGAAAGCAGCCCCGCTACATTGGAGTCTGAACGACAGTATCAAATAGAAGGCGAAGGCCAAGAATGTGCGAGTTGGACAGCTTGCAGCGGTAAAGTTTATTTGCGTGATAAAATTACCGACGATATAGTTCCTGTTATggcaacgacaacaaaacCGTCAGTGATGACCACCTCTCCGCCTGCGCATCGTTTGCGCAGAGGTCGTGGCCAAGCTATTGTTCGTGCCGCAACTGATCATttgaaagggggaggggttcTCGTTGAAGATGCTCCGGAACTTATTTATGCTGGCCGGCGGGCCCCACGGGGTTActgtgcggctgctgctcaaCATGTGCAACTCTTCGCCACACCGACGTCCCCATCCGAAACACCGGCGGATATATTTTGGGCAAAAGTCAAGTCGTCTCGACAGTCCCGCCTCGCTATGCTGCGTGGCAGTGGTCCCCTGTGGTGA